The proteins below are encoded in one region of Halocatena salina:
- a CDS encoding helix-turn-helix transcriptional regulator codes for MEDTEPSQLLLNRITLLRELDGDPQDTDSLGATLEVSESTINRAVYDLQSRGYIEQDEDEYLTTLTGRLALKAYDRFERRMACIQEAIELLSVLDSDVPLVPAVVADAEIVHTTGDRSHSARIERLLDGARRIRSVPSAISEPYLDLLYERVMDGTELSLVISSSLVEQLVTGQNDELVAALTTEQTELGQIDTEPPFGTTIVESDERTVIELRVYGPDGVRGSIINDTPEAVAWAMDYYEEMQNESLSIYSPG; via the coding sequence ATGGAAGATACGGAGCCGTCACAGCTCCTTTTGAACCGCATAACGCTTCTTCGGGAGTTGGATGGCGACCCTCAAGACACTGACAGCCTTGGTGCTACGCTTGAGGTGTCCGAATCGACAATCAATAGGGCCGTGTACGATCTCCAATCGCGAGGATACATCGAACAGGACGAAGATGAGTATTTGACGACGCTTACCGGTCGGCTGGCACTCAAGGCGTACGACCGGTTTGAACGGCGAATGGCATGCATTCAGGAGGCGATCGAGTTGCTCTCCGTGCTCGACTCGGATGTGCCGCTCGTTCCTGCGGTAGTCGCAGACGCCGAAATCGTCCACACCACCGGTGACCGGTCTCACTCCGCTCGAATCGAGCGGCTCCTCGATGGCGCACGACGGATTCGATCCGTTCCATCAGCAATTTCCGAACCGTATCTCGATCTGCTCTACGAACGAGTGATGGACGGGACCGAACTATCACTCGTCATCTCCTCGTCGCTCGTCGAGCAACTCGTCACTGGCCAAAACGACGAGCTCGTCGCGGCCCTTACCACCGAACAAACCGAACTTGGACAGATAGACACTGAGCCGCCGTTTGGCACGACCATCGTCGAATCCGATGAACGAACGGTCATCGAACTGCGGGTGTACGGTCCGGATGGTGTTCGTGGAAGTATCATCAACGATACTCCGGAGGCAGTCGCGTGGGCGATGGACTACTACGAAGAGATGCAGAACGAATCGCTTTCGATCTATTCACCCGGTTGA
- a CDS encoding DUF5816 domain-containing protein, producing the protein MEERTHPGGETLYVDFTQAERGSKAPFYVVYNTDQKRWGFFCSNCESFDTAVDSMGRIKCDNCSNLHKAEEWDAAHE; encoded by the coding sequence ATGGAGGAGCGAACCCATCCCGGGGGAGAGACGCTGTACGTCGATTTCACACAGGCCGAACGAGGATCGAAAGCCCCCTTCTACGTCGTATACAACACCGATCAGAAACGGTGGGGCTTTTTCTGTTCAAATTGTGAGTCATTTGACACTGCTGTTGATTCTATGGGACGTATCAAATGTGACAATTGTAGCAATCTTCACAAAGCTGAAGAATGGGATGCAGCACACGAATGA
- the pan2 gene encoding proteasome-activating nucleotidase Pan2, translating into MSRSPSLPDRPQLELDPEMPPAERLDALQQHYCRILEVNEQLDDQLQSAQSQQGALREDVEQLQRENETLKTSAQYIATVEEVIDDQVVIKQHGNNQEVLTDLSPRLQEQIDAGDRVSISDSFTVQTVLSSETDSRAQAMEVTQRPSVTYEDIGGLNEEILEVRETVEEPLLDPDQFDAVGIDPPSGVLLHGPPGTGKTMLAKAVANQTEATFIKMAGSELVQKFIGEGARLVRDLFELAAEREPAVLFIDEIDAIAAKRTDSKTSGDAEVQRTMMQLLSEMDGFDDRGEISIIAATNRFDMLDRAILRPGRFDRLIEVPKPDQEGRKRIIEIHASEMDLSDDIEYDELATMTEGFSGAQLSSLVTEAGMFAVRDERTTVRAEDFEAAYDKLDDEEDTTVRTATFY; encoded by the coding sequence ATGTCCCGTAGTCCTTCGTTGCCGGATCGACCGCAGTTGGAACTTGATCCGGAAATGCCGCCGGCCGAGCGCCTCGATGCGCTGCAGCAGCATTATTGTCGTATTCTAGAAGTAAATGAACAGCTCGACGACCAGCTCCAGTCCGCCCAGTCACAACAGGGCGCACTTCGTGAGGACGTCGAACAATTGCAGCGGGAAAACGAGACACTGAAGACCTCTGCTCAGTACATCGCCACCGTTGAGGAGGTCATTGACGACCAAGTCGTGATCAAACAGCACGGCAACAATCAGGAGGTTTTGACCGATCTCTCCCCTCGACTGCAAGAACAGATCGATGCTGGCGATCGCGTTTCGATCAGCGATTCGTTCACCGTCCAGACGGTTCTTAGCAGTGAGACGGATTCGCGGGCACAAGCGATGGAAGTTACACAGCGCCCGAGCGTCACATACGAGGACATCGGTGGACTGAACGAAGAGATCCTCGAGGTCCGAGAAACGGTCGAGGAGCCGTTGCTCGATCCCGATCAGTTCGATGCGGTGGGGATCGATCCACCGTCAGGGGTGTTGTTGCATGGGCCGCCGGGGACGGGGAAGACGATGTTGGCCAAAGCGGTCGCCAACCAGACGGAGGCGACGTTCATCAAGATGGCCGGCTCGGAACTCGTCCAGAAGTTCATCGGAGAAGGTGCGCGGTTGGTACGGGATCTGTTCGAGTTGGCCGCAGAACGCGAGCCAGCAGTGCTGTTCATCGACGAAATCGATGCGATCGCTGCAAAACGCACCGATTCGAAAACCTCCGGAGACGCCGAGGTCCAGCGGACCATGATGCAGTTGCTCTCGGAGATGGACGGCTTCGACGACCGCGGCGAGATCAGCATCATCGCCGCCACAAACCGCTTCGATATGCTCGATCGCGCCATCCTCCGCCCCGGACGGTTCGACCGCCTCATCGAAGTCCCAAAACCAGATCAAGAGGGTCGCAAACGGATCATCGAGATCCATGCGTCCGAGATGGATCTCAGCGACGATATCGAGTACGACGAGCTCGCGACGATGACCGAGGGATTCAGCGGTGCTCAACTGTCGAGCTTAGTCACCGAAGCTGGGATGTTTGCAGTGCGGGACGAACGGACGACGGTACGGGCCGAGGATTTCGAGGCGGCTTATGACAAGCTAGACGACGAAGAAGACACAACGGTACGAACTGCTACGTTCTACTGA
- a CDS encoding NADP-dependent malic enzyme, whose amino-acid sequence MGLDEDSLAYHRRSPEGKIAMSTTKPTSTQRDLSLAYSPGVAAPCRAIDEDPAAAYQYTTKGNLVSVVSNGSAVLGLGDIGAQASKPVMEGKGVLFKRFADIDVFDIELDESDVDAFVDAVAAMEPTFGGINLEDIAAPACFEIERRLRERMDIPVFHDDQHGTAIISGAALVNAAEIADKQLSELDIVFSGAGASAIATARFYVSLGAKKENITMCDSSGIITQSRVASGEINNFKQEFARDIPGGDLSDAMADADVFVGLSVGGIVSQEMIRSMARDPIVFAMANPDPEIGYEEAKTAREDTVIMATGRSDYPNQVNNVLGFPFIFRGALDVRASEINEQMKVAAARALADLARQDVPDAVVKAYGDQPLQFGSEYIIPKPLDPRVLFEVSGAVAQAAVDSGVARETIEQPSYREQLEARLGKSREMMRVVLNKAKSADQRIVLAEGTNEKVIRAAHQLIEQNIAQPILIGDRDAIHDTATSLRLEMDPEIVDPNEDSLTAYADRLYELRKRKGMTRREADDLIRDGNYLGSVMVDVGDADGLLAGLTHHYPSALRPPLQVIGTAPEADYAAGVYLLTFKNRVVFCADATVNQDPDAAVLAEIAQHTAALARRFNVSPRVAFLSYSDFGSVRTEGTVKPREAANQLRVDPSVDFPVDGEMQADTAVIEEMLTGTYDFAELDEPANVLVFPNLEAGNIGYKLLQRLGGADAIGPMLVGMAKPVHILQRGDEVADIVNLASIAAVDAQTN is encoded by the coding sequence ATGGGACTAGATGAGGATTCGCTGGCGTATCACCGGCGATCTCCAGAAGGGAAGATAGCGATGTCGACGACAAAACCGACGAGTACCCAACGCGATCTAAGCTTGGCGTACTCACCGGGTGTGGCTGCTCCGTGCCGCGCGATCGATGAGGATCCAGCAGCGGCCTACCAGTACACGACCAAAGGAAACTTGGTGAGCGTGGTATCGAACGGCAGCGCGGTGTTAGGGCTGGGCGACATCGGCGCTCAAGCCTCGAAGCCGGTGATGGAAGGCAAAGGCGTACTGTTCAAGCGGTTCGCGGACATCGACGTGTTCGACATTGAGCTCGACGAATCCGATGTGGACGCGTTCGTGGACGCAGTCGCGGCGATGGAGCCGACGTTCGGCGGAATCAATCTCGAGGACATCGCGGCACCGGCGTGTTTCGAGATCGAACGACGGTTACGCGAACGGATGGATATCCCCGTGTTCCACGACGACCAACACGGTACCGCTATCATCTCTGGGGCTGCCCTGGTGAACGCCGCCGAAATCGCTGATAAACAGCTTTCGGAGCTTGACATCGTCTTTTCCGGCGCAGGCGCGAGCGCGATCGCCACAGCGCGATTTTACGTCTCCCTCGGCGCTAAAAAGGAAAACATCACGATGTGTGATTCCTCGGGGATCATCACCCAGTCGCGGGTGGCAAGTGGAGAGATCAACAATTTCAAACAAGAGTTCGCACGGGACATCCCGGGCGGTGATCTCTCGGATGCGATGGCCGATGCAGACGTGTTCGTGGGGCTGTCGGTCGGTGGGATCGTCAGCCAAGAGATGATCCGGTCGATGGCACGGGATCCAATCGTGTTCGCTATGGCGAACCCCGATCCGGAGATCGGCTACGAGGAAGCCAAAACCGCCCGCGAGGATACGGTGATCATGGCGACGGGCCGGTCTGATTATCCCAATCAGGTGAACAACGTGTTGGGGTTCCCGTTCATCTTCCGGGGTGCCTTGGACGTTCGCGCGAGCGAGATCAACGAACAGATGAAAGTCGCTGCAGCGCGCGCGCTTGCCGACTTGGCCCGACAGGACGTTCCCGATGCAGTAGTCAAAGCGTACGGCGACCAGCCCCTCCAGTTCGGCTCGGAGTACATCATTCCCAAGCCGCTGGATCCGCGAGTGTTGTTCGAGGTGTCGGGAGCAGTCGCTCAAGCGGCTGTAGACAGCGGAGTCGCCCGCGAGACCATCGAACAGCCGAGCTACCGCGAGCAACTGGAAGCTCGTCTCGGTAAATCCCGCGAGATGATGCGAGTGGTGCTCAACAAAGCCAAATCCGCCGACCAGCGCATCGTCCTCGCAGAAGGCACCAACGAAAAAGTCATTCGAGCAGCCCACCAGCTCATCGAGCAGAACATCGCACAGCCCATCCTCATCGGCGACAGGGATGCGATTCACGACACCGCCACCTCGCTCAGACTGGAGATGGATCCGGAGATCGTTGATCCGAATGAAGATTCGTTGACGGCGTACGCAGATCGGTTGTACGAACTGCGAAAACGCAAGGGAATGACCCGTCGTGAAGCCGACGATCTGATCCGCGATGGAAACTACTTGGGAAGTGTGATGGTGGACGTCGGAGATGCGGACGGATTGTTGGCAGGATTGACCCATCACTACCCATCAGCGTTGCGCCCTCCCTTGCAGGTGATCGGAACTGCTCCCGAAGCTGACTACGCGGCCGGAGTGTATCTGTTGACGTTCAAAAATCGAGTGGTGTTCTGTGCAGACGCGACGGTGAATCAGGATCCGGATGCTGCGGTACTAGCCGAAATTGCCCAACACACCGCGGCACTTGCCCGCCGGTTCAACGTCTCTCCCCGAGTGGCGTTCCTCTCGTACTCGGATTTCGGCAGCGTGCGTACTGAAGGCACCGTCAAACCACGAGAGGCGGCCAATCAGTTGCGCGTCGATCCCTCGGTCGACTTCCCGGTCGACGGCGAAATGCAGGCTGACACCGCGGTGATCGAGGAGATGTTAACGGGTACGTACGACTTCGCCGAGCTGGATGAACCCGCAAACGTCCTCGTGTTTCCAAACCTCGAAGCGGGGAACATCGGCTACAAGCTACTCCAGCGTCTGGGGGGTGCCGACGCGATCGGTCCCATGCTGGTAGGAATGGCCAAACCCGTTCACATCCTCCAGCGCGGCGACGAAGTCGCCGACATTGTCAACCTCGCTAGTATCGCTGCCGTCGACGCACAAACGAATTAG
- a CDS encoding COX15/CtaA family protein yields the protein MRVRFRRLIVVTTGLTYVLMLLGIYTAAFGAGLTCGARWPFCDGWLGLFPANLPSFIEWFHRLVAMITGFVILGAAYAGWTRQDDRRVAWAITLAVGLLPLQIGLGAVTVTLSGVFPWGYAPSVQLLHYTVALAILALLTVATALTISSPPRGETERRQFRSRLRWGTLAALVLLPVQYLFNYGTVFVYSPVVQIVYYALSLLLFGVLVSMAVWTARVVSPISMRRLGHVSQLSTAGTVVLAAQMLVDRQLWGSVSPMVSDGLTFVLGLILIATGWLVFRGTGRSPGQESTVHESE from the coding sequence ATGAGGGTTCGATTCCGTCGGCTCATTGTGGTCACGACGGGGCTGACGTACGTTCTCATGTTGCTGGGCATCTACACTGCCGCGTTCGGTGCCGGACTGACGTGCGGTGCACGGTGGCCGTTCTGTGATGGGTGGCTGGGGCTGTTCCCGGCGAACCTTCCGAGTTTCATCGAGTGGTTCCACCGACTCGTCGCCATGATTACCGGCTTTGTCATCCTCGGGGCAGCGTACGCCGGCTGGACGCGACAGGACGATCGTCGGGTGGCATGGGCGATCACACTCGCAGTGGGATTGTTACCGCTTCAGATTGGGCTGGGAGCGGTGACGGTAACGCTCAGTGGTGTATTCCCGTGGGGTTATGCACCGAGTGTACAGCTTTTACATTACACCGTTGCGCTCGCCATTCTCGCCTTGTTGACGGTGGCAACAGCACTCACGATCTCTTCGCCTCCGAGGGGAGAAACCGAGCGTCGGCAGTTCCGATCCCGGCTTCGCTGGGGAACTCTAGCCGCGCTCGTTTTACTGCCCGTACAGTATCTGTTCAACTACGGAACCGTGTTCGTGTACTCGCCGGTAGTACAGATCGTCTACTACGCGCTGTCTCTGTTGTTGTTCGGCGTGCTCGTCTCCATGGCTGTCTGGACCGCGCGAGTTGTATCACCGATCTCGATGCGGCGGCTCGGTCACGTGAGCCAGCTATCGACGGCCGGAACAGTGGTACTCGCAGCACAAATGCTGGTTGATCGACAGCTGTGGGGATCCGTCTCACCGATGGTGTCCGACGGTCTCACGTTCGTGTTGGGTCTCATCCTCATCGCTACAGGATGGCTCGTCTTCCGAGGAACCGGTCGATCACCCGGTCAAGAGTCCACAGTTCACGAGTCCGAGTGA